Proteins encoded in a region of the Synechococcus sp. BIOS-U3-1 genome:
- the murI gene encoding glutamate racemase, giving the protein MTIRLGMFDSGLGGLTVLRRVLERHGSLQVIYLGDTARVPYGSRSPAEIRSIAAEVVSWLSQHHVSTVVMACNTTNALARDVAEGQAGVPVVGLIGAAAAMVRESRVGVLATPATVASGAYRESIEALHPGTLVVQQACPDFVPLIESGDLRSEALREAACRYLQPLMEASVESVVLGCTHYPLLTPLLNNLLPQSIRLIDPAMAVASQLDALLGKPVPEGLTQPLALEATRICVTADAEGFADRATSWLGQRPRVEMVQLQ; this is encoded by the coding sequence ATGACCATCCGTCTTGGCATGTTTGACAGTGGCCTGGGGGGACTCACAGTCCTGCGTCGTGTTCTGGAACGCCATGGATCCCTGCAGGTGATCTATCTCGGCGATACGGCTCGTGTTCCCTATGGCAGTCGCTCACCTGCTGAAATCCGCAGCATTGCCGCTGAAGTGGTGAGTTGGCTCAGCCAGCATCATGTCTCCACTGTGGTGATGGCTTGCAACACCACGAATGCCTTGGCCAGGGATGTTGCGGAAGGACAAGCAGGTGTTCCAGTGGTTGGCCTGATTGGTGCAGCTGCGGCAATGGTTCGGGAATCCCGGGTCGGGGTGCTGGCTACACCCGCAACGGTTGCATCGGGGGCCTACCGGGAAAGCATCGAGGCTCTTCATCCAGGGACGCTTGTGGTGCAGCAGGCCTGTCCTGACTTTGTTCCCTTGATTGAAAGCGGAGATCTGCGTTCCGAAGCCCTGCGCGAAGCCGCATGTCGCTACCTGCAACCCCTTATGGAGGCGTCTGTGGAGTCGGTGGTTTTGGGCTGTACGCACTATCCATTGCTGACGCCGCTACTCAACAACCTGTTGCCGCAATCCATTCGGCTGATCGATCCAGCAATGGCTGTTGCGAGTCAGCTCGATGCCTTGCTGGGGAAGCCAGTGCCCGAAGGCCTGACTCAGCCCCTCGCCCTGGAGGCAACGCGTATCTGTGTGACGGCGGATGCTGAGGGATTCGCGGACCGTGCCACGTCATGGCTGGGTCAACGGCCACGGGTTGAGATGGTGCAACTGCAGTGA
- a CDS encoding N-acetylmuramoyl-L-alanine amidase, translated as MPRLPRRFSVLLAALVLQSAGLLMALPARAASALAAWSLGRDGVLQLRTATGARLEAFFEAGEAGRGPRVWIDFPGELSRTRKLRGSGPVREVRLGKPNPGATRLVIEFNPGVELDPGQLRLIGTSPDRWKLMFEGLATGGLRTIGEGDLNRASSGRWGGVRIKPTRTPVNAAGLPSVSRGRYRVVIDPGHGGPDPGAVGIRGIRESEIVLDVSLQVARLLEAKGVQVTLTRTAEVDVDLPPRVSLANRLGATAFVSIHANAISMSRPEVNGIETFYFSDPRSARLAAHIQQQVLNVSPGSPNRGVRRGRFFVIRRTTMPSVLVETGFVTGRLDSPRLASASHRRRLSLAIATGILEYLQGVR; from the coding sequence ATGCCTCGGCTACCTCGTCGTTTCAGCGTTCTGCTGGCTGCCCTCGTTCTGCAGAGCGCAGGCTTGTTGATGGCGCTGCCCGCTCGTGCCGCTAGTGCCTTGGCGGCCTGGTCGCTGGGACGAGATGGAGTTCTTCAGTTACGCACGGCCACAGGCGCACGCCTTGAGGCCTTTTTTGAAGCGGGTGAAGCCGGTCGTGGACCGCGTGTCTGGATCGATTTTCCTGGTGAGCTGAGCCGGACCCGCAAGCTTCGTGGTTCCGGTCCCGTCCGCGAGGTTCGACTGGGCAAGCCCAACCCCGGAGCTACACGTCTGGTGATCGAATTCAACCCCGGAGTTGAACTCGATCCCGGTCAGTTACGACTGATCGGCACCTCACCGGATCGCTGGAAGTTGATGTTCGAGGGGCTGGCCACTGGAGGCCTGCGCACCATTGGGGAAGGCGATCTCAATCGAGCGAGTTCCGGACGCTGGGGCGGCGTTCGCATCAAGCCCACGCGGACTCCGGTGAATGCGGCCGGGCTCCCGAGTGTGTCTCGTGGTCGTTACAGGGTTGTGATCGATCCAGGCCACGGGGGACCTGACCCCGGTGCGGTCGGGATCAGGGGGATTCGCGAGTCGGAAATTGTTCTCGATGTTTCTCTTCAGGTGGCTCGCTTGCTTGAGGCCAAAGGCGTCCAGGTCACCCTGACCCGAACGGCAGAGGTGGATGTGGATCTGCCGCCGAGGGTGTCGCTTGCCAACCGACTCGGTGCAACGGCGTTTGTGAGCATTCATGCCAATGCCATCAGCATGTCTCGACCGGAAGTGAACGGCATTGAAACCTTCTATTTTTCCGATCCCCGCTCTGCACGGCTTGCTGCTCACATTCAGCAGCAGGTGCTGAATGTGTCTCCGGGAAGCCCCAATCGTGGTGTCCGTCGTGGCCGCTTCTTTGTGATCCGTCGCACCACCATGCCTTCGGTGTTAGTGGAAACAGGTTTTGTGACGGGCCGTCTCGACTCCCCGAGGTTGGCCAGCGCATCGCATCGACGTCGGCTTTCTCTAGCTATTGCCACCGGCATCCTTGAGTATCTGCAGGGTGTGCGATGA
- a CDS encoding carbon-nitrogen hydrolase family protein, translating to MRDFLAAAVQLTSSSDPQSNFSAAEEQIDLAARRGAELIGLPENFAFLGEDALRLELAPALAEQASSFLVTMARRYQVVILGGGFPVPVGDDAHTYQRAQLVGRDGQILASYDKIHLFDVDLADGSSYRESASFNPGSTPPPVVDVPGLCRVGLSICYDVRFPELYRDLIGAGAELLMIPAAFTAFTGKDHWQVLLQARAIENTSYVLAPAQTGVYSGRRQNHGHSMVIDPWGTVLADAGVSPGAAVAPVDLDHLERIRTQMPCLKHRRTALF from the coding sequence GTGCGTGATTTCCTGGCGGCGGCCGTGCAACTCACTAGCAGTTCTGACCCGCAAAGCAATTTCAGTGCTGCCGAGGAACAAATCGACCTGGCTGCAAGACGGGGAGCCGAGTTAATCGGACTTCCCGAGAATTTTGCCTTTCTCGGTGAGGATGCACTGCGTTTGGAACTAGCGCCGGCTTTAGCAGAACAGGCTTCCAGCTTTCTGGTCACCATGGCGCGTCGTTATCAAGTGGTGATCTTGGGCGGCGGTTTCCCTGTCCCTGTCGGCGACGATGCACACACTTATCAACGCGCCCAGTTGGTGGGTCGCGATGGTCAGATCCTTGCCAGTTACGACAAGATCCACCTGTTCGATGTTGACCTGGCAGACGGCAGTTCCTATCGAGAGTCAGCCTCTTTCAACCCGGGTTCAACCCCTCCACCCGTTGTCGATGTTCCTGGACTCTGTCGGGTGGGGCTGTCGATTTGCTACGACGTGCGCTTCCCTGAGCTCTACCGAGATCTGATCGGAGCAGGAGCTGAGTTGTTGATGATTCCCGCCGCTTTTACGGCTTTTACGGGTAAGGACCACTGGCAGGTGCTGCTGCAGGCCCGTGCTATCGAAAACACTTCCTACGTGCTTGCCCCTGCACAAACGGGTGTCTACTCAGGCCGACGTCAGAACCATGGCCATTCCATGGTCATTGACCCCTGGGGAACAGTGCTTGCCGATGCCGGGGTTAGCCCGGGGGCTGCAGTCGCTCCGGTTGACCTGGATCATCTTGAGCGCATCCGCACTCAGATGCCTTGCCTGAAGCACCGCAGAACCGCATTGTTCTGA
- a CDS encoding 2-phosphosulfolactate phosphatase family protein, giving the protein MQVSYFHAAADVPDTIGSADGPDAAVVIDVLRATTTIAWALHNGAEAVQAFADLDELRAQALQWPESSRVLLGERGGCMLEGFDLGNSPVAVTPKVVQGKRLLMSTTNGTRALQRVRDVACVVTAALPNRRAVAQRLLAGQHQRILILGSGWEGTYSLEDSLAAGAVGELLVSAGASVANDELQAALALWNQWNHDPEACLRIASHGQRLIGIGNHDADFSCCAGLDQIQVVPTQVEPGVLRAVPV; this is encoded by the coding sequence ATGCAGGTTTCCTATTTTCATGCAGCTGCGGATGTTCCCGACACGATCGGTTCGGCCGATGGTCCCGACGCAGCGGTCGTGATCGATGTTCTTCGTGCCACGACCACGATTGCCTGGGCGCTGCATAACGGTGCTGAGGCGGTGCAAGCCTTCGCTGATCTCGATGAGCTGCGTGCCCAGGCGCTGCAATGGCCCGAATCTTCTCGTGTGCTGTTGGGGGAGCGTGGTGGTTGCATGCTCGAGGGCTTTGACCTCGGTAATTCCCCTGTGGCGGTGACTCCCAAGGTGGTCCAGGGCAAGCGTTTGTTAATGAGTACCACCAACGGCACCCGCGCGTTGCAGCGCGTCCGCGATGTCGCCTGCGTTGTTACCGCGGCTTTGCCCAACCGACGCGCTGTTGCACAGCGACTGCTGGCAGGACAACACCAGCGGATTCTCATTCTCGGCAGTGGCTGGGAAGGGACCTATTCCCTGGAAGATTCTCTGGCTGCTGGAGCGGTTGGTGAGCTGCTTGTGTCGGCCGGTGCTTCGGTAGCGAATGATGAACTCCAGGCTGCATTGGCCCTCTGGAACCAGTGGAACCATGATCCGGAGGCCTGTCTACGCATCGCTTCGCACGGTCAACGGCTGATTGGAATTGGTAACCACGATGCCGATTTCAGCTGCTGTGCTGGATTGGATCAGATTCAAGTCGTACCGACCCAGGTTGAACCCGGTGTTTTAAGAGCCGTTCCTGTCTAG
- a CDS encoding UbiD family decarboxylase, whose protein sequence is MALFRSGPGTRDLRAFIQLLEERGQLKRITAPVDPDLELAAIADRVLASGGPGLLFENVIGSSMPVAVNLLGTVERVVWSMGLEHPEQLEDLGERLALLQQPRPPKGLGETKKFARVFWDLVKARPDRDLLPPCRQQVFQGDEVNLDNIPLIRPWPGDAGGVITLGLVITKDPETGVPNVGVYRLQKQSVNTMTVHWLSVRGGAGHLRKAAALGKKLEIAIAIGVHPLLVMAAATPIPVQLSEWLFAGIYAGEGVRLSPCKTVDLQVPSHSEVVLEGTITPGEVMPDGPFGDHMGFYGGVEDSPLVRFHCMTQRKDPVFLTTFSGRPPKEEAMLAIALNRIYTPILRQQIPEIKDFFLPMEALSYKLAVISIDKAYPGQAKRAAMAFWSALPQFTYTKFVVVVDSHINVRDPRQVVWAIAAQVDPQRDLFTLENTPFDSLDFASEQLGLGGRLAIDATTKIGPEKNHPWGEPLSRPDDLEQRVTDRLDELGLTDISNREPNPELFGYLLDQLIANRPGP, encoded by the coding sequence ATGGCTCTGTTCCGCTCCGGTCCCGGCACCAGGGATCTGCGCGCCTTCATTCAATTGCTGGAGGAGCGGGGTCAACTCAAGCGGATCACGGCACCAGTGGATCCAGATCTCGAGTTGGCGGCCATCGCTGATCGCGTGTTGGCAAGCGGTGGACCGGGACTGCTATTCGAAAACGTGATCGGATCCTCAATGCCGGTTGCGGTGAACCTTCTCGGCACTGTGGAGCGTGTTGTTTGGAGCATGGGGCTTGAACATCCAGAGCAGCTGGAGGATTTGGGCGAACGTCTGGCACTGCTACAGCAGCCACGCCCCCCGAAAGGATTAGGGGAAACCAAGAAATTCGCCCGAGTGTTCTGGGACTTAGTGAAAGCCAGACCAGACAGGGATCTGCTGCCGCCATGCCGACAGCAAGTGTTCCAAGGAGATGAGGTCAACCTCGACAACATTCCTTTAATCAGGCCCTGGCCAGGCGATGCCGGCGGCGTGATCACACTTGGATTGGTGATCACAAAAGACCCTGAAACCGGCGTCCCCAACGTGGGGGTCTACCGGCTTCAGAAACAGTCGGTTAACACCATGACTGTGCACTGGCTCAGCGTTCGGGGTGGTGCAGGCCATCTACGCAAAGCGGCTGCACTTGGCAAGAAGCTTGAGATCGCCATCGCGATCGGTGTGCATCCACTGCTGGTGATGGCGGCCGCCACGCCAATCCCAGTGCAATTAAGCGAATGGTTGTTCGCTGGGATTTACGCCGGCGAAGGTGTCAGGCTTAGCCCCTGCAAGACCGTCGATCTCCAGGTTCCAAGTCACAGTGAAGTGGTGCTGGAAGGCACGATCACACCAGGCGAAGTGATGCCAGATGGTCCCTTTGGTGACCATATGGGGTTTTACGGCGGCGTTGAAGATTCCCCGCTGGTGCGCTTTCACTGCATGACGCAACGCAAGGATCCGGTCTTCCTGACCACCTTCAGCGGCCGGCCTCCCAAGGAGGAAGCGATGCTGGCCATCGCACTCAACAGGATTTATACACCGATCCTGCGCCAACAAATCCCCGAGATCAAGGATTTCTTCCTGCCGATGGAAGCGCTGAGCTACAAACTCGCGGTGATCTCGATTGACAAGGCCTACCCAGGACAGGCCAAGCGGGCGGCAATGGCGTTCTGGAGCGCTTTGCCACAGTTCACTTACACCAAGTTCGTGGTGGTGGTTGACAGTCACATCAACGTGCGAGACCCACGGCAGGTGGTCTGGGCAATCGCGGCTCAAGTGGATCCACAGAGGGACCTGTTCACCTTGGAAAATACGCCGTTCGACTCACTGGACTTCGCCAGTGAACAACTTGGGCTTGGCGGAAGATTGGCGATCGACGCAACTACAAAAATAGGGCCTGAAAAAAACCACCCCTGGGGCGAACCTCTCAGCAGACCAGACGATCTGGAACAACGCGTAACGGATCGCCTGGACGAGCTGGGACTAACCGACATCAGCAACAGGGAGCCGAACCCTGAATTGTTCGGCTACCTGTTGGATCAACTCATTGCCAACCGGCCTGGGCCA